One segment of Lepus europaeus isolate LE1 chromosome 16, mLepTim1.pri, whole genome shotgun sequence DNA contains the following:
- the LOC133775243 gene encoding large ribosomal subunit protein eL42-like — translation MVNAPKTRQTFCKKCGKHQPHKVTQYKKGKDSLYAQGKRRYDRKQNGYGGQTKPIFRKKAKTAKKIVLRLECVEPNCRSKRMLASKRCKHFELGGDKKRKGQVIQF, via the coding sequence ATGGTGAACGCTCCGAAAACCCGCCAGACCTTCTGTAAGAAGTGTGgcaagcaccagccccacaaggtGACACAGTATAAGAAGGGCAAAGACTCTCTGTATGCCCAGGGAAAGCGGCGTTATGATAGGAAGCAGAATGGCTATGGGGGACAGACCAAGCCGATTTTCCGGAAAAAGGCTAAAACTGCAAAGAAGATTGTGCTGAGGCTTGAGTGTGTGGAGCCCAACTGCAGATCCAAGAGAATGTTGGCTAGTAAGAGATGTAAACACTTTGAATTGGGAGGAGATAAGAAGAGAAAGGGGCAAGTGATCCAGTTCTAA